A stretch of DNA from Thermoleophilaceae bacterium:
TTCTGCTTCCAGGTGCGCGAGTCCGGCCGGAAGGTGGTGACCGCCGACCTGCGCGTGATCTACCACCGCTCGCTGGAGCTCGTGAGCGATCCCAAGGTGTGGGTGCACGCGCACATTCAGTTCTGCGAGAAGTGGGAGGGCCGGCTGCTCCAGGCCACCGGCGAGGACGGCTGGCGGGAGCGGGCACGGCGAGCGGAAGCCGAGCGCGAGGCGGCTCGCGCGATGGCGCAGTCCAAGCTGCTCGGCTCAGATGCCCGCGTGCTGCAGCTCGAGCGAGAGCTCGACGAGAAGCTCAGCAGTCCGTCGTGGCGGCTCACCGCGCCGCTGCGCTGGATCAACCAGATGCGCCGTGAGCGGCTTGCCGACCAGCGTCAGTCGTCGAGCACGCGGCGGATCTCCTCCTTGGAGACCACCGAGTGACTCGGCGCCACCCCCGCCCGGACCCGGAGCCGTGACAGCCGCTCGGCCACGCCGAACGCGCTCGACTCCGTGAGCCTTCTGAGCACGCGCTCCTGATCCGCCACCCGCTGCCGCAGCGCCCAGATCTCGGTGAGGCGCGCGTGCCCAGTGGCCAGATGATGAACGCGGTTTGCCTCGAGTCGCTCGAGCACGGGATTGCGATCCCAGGGCGCGAGGATCGCCGCCACGGCTTCCGCCCACGGGGCCTCGCGATCCCATATCGCGCCGAAGCCGAAGAACAGCGGCACCACTGCGAGCTGCAGCCCGTCGTGGCCTGCAACGAAGTCCTCCGCCGCCGTGCGCACTCCGTTGCGCGGGCCGCCCTCGTGCGCTGCCGAGCGCGGGTATGGCAGTCCGCCCTCCACCAGGCCGGGGTCCTCCGGTGCGATCCCCCCGTTCGCGCCGGCCTGCGGATGCCGGAACTCCTCGGGGATCTGCTCGATGTCGAAGTAGTCGTCACGTCGGCCGTGGGGCCAGCACACGTCGTGGAGCAACACGAGCGGGAACCGCGATTCGCGCGCGCGGTCGGCGACCCTCTTCAGCTCCTCGGCCACCGTGTAGTAGTTGTGATCGCCATCGATCACCATGGCGTCAGGAGCGGGCAGCCGCGTGAGCGCCTCGAGGCTCGTCTCCCGCACCAGCTCGAGCTCCGGCCGCTCGCCCGCGAGTTGCGTGAGCGCGTCCTGGGGCGCGGGATCGATCGCGATCACGCGCGCTCCGGACCCCGCCGCCCACTCCACGAGCACGCGCGTGAGGTCGCCGGCGAAGGCCCCCACCTCCATGACCGAACGCGCGCCCACCGCGTCGAGGCACCCGAGCATCAGCTCCGCCATCTGGGCCATCGAGGTGCCCCAGCGGTCGGGATCGTGCAGGTGGGGATCGACGTCCACGCGCGAAGACAGCGGCAGCCCGTCTAGACGGCTATCGGCGCGTACTCCGCCGGGAAAGCCGACGCACCGAAGAACCAGCTCTCCACCGCAAAGCGGGGGTTGGGCATGGACGGGTCGGACGCGGTCTGGTGCAGGAACATCTCGTCGAACAGCAGAGCGTCCCCCGGCTCGAAGATCGGTCGGATGATCGGCCTGTCGCCCGCCGCCTTCTCCGCGGCCTCCTGGTTGACGAGGTAGAACAGCGTCGGGTCGTCCGGCATCTCGCCGGTGACAAGCTCGTTGAGCCGGCGCGGAACGATGTCGAGTCCCGGCGCCACGTCGCCGCAGCGCGACAGCGACAGCCAGAGGTTGATCGATCGCACGTCTCCCATGAAGGCGCCGTCCTGGTGCCACTTGCCGGGCACGCTCGGCACCGCCTTGCGCAGCGTGGTCTTGTGGACCGACAGCAGCGGCGCCTCGCCCAGGTAGCCACCGATGAGCCGCGGCACGCCGGCCGACTCGAGCAGGTCCATGAGGTCGTAGGTGAGCCGCGGCGAATCCGCCATCAGCAGTCCTCCGCCCTGCTGGATCCAGTCGCGCACGTCGATCTCCCCGAAGCGCGGGTCCAGGGTGATCTCCTCGTAGTAGCCCTCGGAGGTCCCGTTGCCCTGGGCGCGGCGGTCGCGTTCGTCATATGCGCGGTCGATCTCGCCCGCGAAGCGCACGGCCTCGTCGCGCCCGATCAGGCCGCGCACGAGCACGCAGCCGTCGCGGAGGATGCCCGCGCGCAGCAACTCCGGGGTGAGATCCTCGCGGCGGAACTCTGGCAATCCGTCCGTCTCCGGCAGCGCCGAGAACGCGGGCTCGGGATGACTCGGGTTCGTGTCGCCCGCGTCGAGCAGGCGGATGCCGGCCACGTGACGGAGCCCCATGAGCCGCCGCTCGATCTCCGGATCCCGCGCCTGGCGCGCCGCGTCCGTGAGCTCGCGGATCTCCGCGAACAGCTCGTCCACCGAGCCGTCGAACTGGGGGCGTTCAGCTACCGCTGCGCCGTCCGGCGAGTCCTTGCGCTTGAACAGCCGCATCGCGGCAACCGTAGCATCAGGGACGGCCTGCGCGAGAGTCGCCGACGGGCCGCGCCGGCACCCCCGCGACCGTGCCGCCGGGCGCCACGTCATCCACCACCACCGCCCCCGCGCCGACCGTCGCGCCCGTCCCCACTCGCACGTTCCCGATCACCTTGGCACCGGTCCCGATCGCCACGTCTCGCTCGATCACCGGCCCGCGCAGGTCCCCCGCCCGAAGCCCGATCGTCACGAACGGGCCGATCACCGCTCCGGATCCGACCTCCACGATGCCGTCGAGCACGACCTGACCGTGGATCAGGTACACGCCCGGCTCAACCACCACCGGATCGCCGATCGACACCTGCGCGAGGCCGATCGCCAGGCGATGGGCAAGGCGAGGTAAGAAGGGAACGCCGAGCGCCTGGAGCCGGGCCTTCGTGCGATAGAGCGCCTGCGCGAGAAACGCGTCGCTCACCCACGCCAGCCGCACGATCTGCGCCGCGGCATCGAGCTTCGAGCGAAACTCGGCGCGCTCGCCGCGGTGCTTCGCGGTGATCCGAGCATCGGCGAGCAGCGCCTCGCGCAGGCGCGGATGGCGCGAACGGACGTCGCGCCAGAACGCCTCGGGTGAGGCCGGCTGGCGATCGGTGCGCAGCGAGCTCATGGGCCTCGTGGCACCCTATAGCCCGGCGGCACGGGCGTTACTGTTGTG
This window harbors:
- a CDS encoding class I SAM-dependent methyltransferase translates to MDVDPHLHDPDRWGTSMAQMAELMLGCLDAVGARSVMEVGAFAGDLTRVLVEWAAGSGARVIAIDPAPQDALTQLAGERPELELVRETSLEALTRLPAPDAMVIDGDHNYYTVAEELKRVADRARESRFPLVLLHDVCWPHGRRDDYFDIEQIPEEFRHPQAGANGGIAPEDPGLVEGGLPYPRSAAHEGGPRNGVRTAAEDFVAGHDGLQLAVVPLFFGFGAIWDREAPWAEAVAAILAPWDRNPVLERLEANRVHHLATGHARLTEIWALRQRVADQERVLRRLTESSAFGVAERLSRLRVRAGVAPSHSVVSKEEIRRVLDD